One segment of Anatilimnocola aggregata DNA contains the following:
- a CDS encoding serine hydrolase domain-containing protein, whose amino-acid sequence MKLFSCFVLLFAGSVALAADLPRSSPEAQGIASSAVQSFLDEADKVDSLHSVMLVRHGHVIAEGWWAPYHPTARHSLFSLSKSFTSTAVGLAIAEGKLNLDDEVLKAFPDDAPNEPSNNLKSMRLSDLLRMSTGHQTEPPRTGEEAWTKMFLAHPVPFKPGTHFQYNTSATYMQSAMVQKATGQTVLEYLRPRLFEPLGIENPTWELSPQGISTGGYGLSIRTEDIAKFGQLYLQKGQWQGKQLVPAAWIEAATARQTSNGSNPKSDWDQGYGYQFWRCRNGAYRGDGAFGQYCIVLPEQDAVIAITSGLKDMQSVLNIVWDKLLPAMKSSPLPADETAAAKLTKTLQGLSLRQPVAAGKPAAAAGKKFVFASNERKLESISLKAGEKESETILEVRIDGTPQQIVCSTGQWQKGRLAWGPLPAQPAAACGAWTADDTFTAKLCFYETPFVATVQLKYTNDELLLTSQSNVGFGPNKGFELVGKPE is encoded by the coding sequence TTCCTCGACGAAGCGGACAAGGTCGATTCGCTCCACAGCGTGATGCTGGTGCGACACGGCCATGTGATCGCCGAAGGTTGGTGGGCCCCTTATCATCCGACTGCCCGGCACTCGCTCTTTTCGCTCAGCAAGAGTTTCACGTCGACCGCCGTCGGCCTGGCGATTGCCGAAGGGAAGTTGAACCTGGACGACGAAGTGTTGAAGGCGTTTCCCGACGACGCCCCGAACGAGCCGAGCAACAATCTCAAGTCGATGCGGCTGAGCGACCTGCTGCGGATGTCGACGGGCCATCAAACCGAGCCGCCGCGCACGGGCGAAGAAGCTTGGACGAAGATGTTCCTCGCGCATCCGGTGCCGTTCAAACCGGGGACGCATTTTCAATACAACACGTCGGCCACTTACATGCAGTCGGCTATGGTGCAAAAAGCGACTGGCCAGACGGTGCTCGAGTATCTTCGCCCGCGGCTGTTCGAACCGCTTGGCATCGAAAACCCCACTTGGGAACTGAGCCCGCAAGGAATCTCAACGGGCGGCTACGGCCTGAGCATTCGCACCGAAGACATTGCCAAGTTCGGGCAGCTCTATTTGCAAAAGGGGCAGTGGCAAGGAAAGCAGTTGGTGCCCGCCGCCTGGATTGAAGCCGCCACCGCTCGCCAAACTTCGAACGGCAGCAATCCCAAGAGCGATTGGGACCAAGGCTATGGTTATCAATTCTGGCGTTGTCGTAACGGGGCCTATCGTGGCGATGGTGCCTTCGGTCAGTATTGCATCGTGTTGCCCGAGCAGGACGCGGTGATTGCCATTACCAGTGGCTTGAAGGACATGCAGTCGGTCCTGAATATTGTCTGGGACAAACTATTGCCTGCGATGAAATCGTCCCCCTTACCGGCCGATGAAACAGCTGCGGCCAAGCTGACGAAGACGCTGCAAGGTCTCTCGCTGCGTCAACCCGTTGCTGCCGGCAAACCTGCTGCTGCGGCGGGCAAGAAGTTTGTGTTTGCCAGCAACGAACGGAAGTTGGAATCGATTTCGCTCAAGGCGGGCGAGAAGGAAAGCGAAACGATCTTAGAAGTGCGCATCGACGGCACCCCCCAACAAATCGTCTGCAGCACGGGACAATGGCAAAAAGGACGCCTTGCCTGGGGACCATTGCCGGCCCAACCCGCTGCCGCGTGCGGCGCCTGGACAGCTGACGACACGTTCACCGCCAAGCTTTGCTTTTATGAAACGCCGTTCGTGGCCACGGTGCAACTCAAGTACACCAACGACGAACTGCTGCTCACTTCGCAGTCGAACGTCGGCTTCGGCCCCAACAAAGGCTTCGAACTCGTTGGCAAGCCCGAGTAG
- a CDS encoding NHL repeat-containing protein: MTRMIPRFTVALLLVCPLVANAAASDFPLIESTKLDNGTFTQWLAGEESPLSEAEAKGGATAVVWTAKSRPDFRGVKFGTGRGQGVRHLRIGLTENMAIGSVLVRGGGSLSVLKTTAAYPGNIADDSQWQAAERLVAGQGSRAEVDGEGFALWLLPPGTTTRALRFSHAPNPGDRESAGWLGGVWILEARLGNVAPQALAQTGERDDVSAKLIDEANNRTWGAWSNGEQGAALPLSSEHPEFITLTWPKAVSLTGLCLLWTGFADVDVDAFTGEDDANVREAPNTSWHRVASRTGLDSLYPLAFGPQWISFDKATTTRAVRLRVTKGAKSNHPHLADKVKQGRRIWLGEIIALSSLPNNAGLASLVLPKSSEEPPPIPVKFHLPAAGVVTLVIEDLQNRRVRNLVSETPFPAGDNIAWWDGSDDLLRDPEAAKHGVYHIPARPVAPGQYKVRGLWHQPLNLRYEFSIYNAGKPAWVTADNTGCWLTTHTPPSSVAFVPGSRTADGQPLVFLGAFVAEGGHGLQWLREDGTKLGGQGWVGGNWTGAPTLAVDLGPQANAEHLCYVGSSWEGELRLTAKTRGLTDQPILKQKLGEEYDKKKKGSPPAPPVLDEFDGGDKIFVLGGIAARDGQLICSMVRQNELLVVDIRGGKITARIPLDNPRGLTFDAQGRLLALSGKQLVRFANFAARPETIVAGDLDDPRHVAVDGQGNLLITDRGTSHQVKKFTAAGKPSGYVGKPGAPAIGPYDPLHLNNPNGLAVDSQGRLWVAEADNFPRRVSLWSAAGKLVRAFYGPTEYGGGGVLDPRDETKFFYKGLEFKLDWQTGTDQLVRVFARPDQLLHAHYGHFSPDTPLYPPQQKGQRYFTSCYTHNPTSGDDVAFVWLDGDQQAKLVAAVGNAHSWPALRAVEFHSRWPERSKPADDNPKPEALATFAWSDANNDGHPQPAEVRFTSTRSRGVTVMNDLSFVIAQFGDLNVRLPPSFTAAGVPQYDLTEAESLGVAGGRQPSSGGNQSLTESGGWTINTNAPEPFSPSSLGGKFRGQPRWSYPSPWPGLHASHEAAVPDRPGMVIGHTRLLGGWINGKAGPMFCINGNMGNMYLFTADGLFVSTLFNDIRLRPNWAAPVATRNMDVTEVSLHDENFWPSITQTADGRVFLVDGGRTSLVRVDGLETLAPLPESTITVTTADLQRASDWYAKAETRRQQARGSGILAVPLRKSAPEVDGQVNDWPLATEWAFIDRRGTKANFNSNSRPYEVSAAVALSNTHLIAAWRTTEKDLLSNSGETPNALFKHGGCLDVMLATDPAAAADRTAPVPGDQRLLITQVKGKTQALLYRAKVPGTTEPVPFSSPWRSVPIDVVEDVSEHVRLASDGTGNYEISIPLSVLHWQPKPGEIYRADLGVLRGANGQTTQRVYWSNKATAITADVPSEAELTPRLWGKWKIVAE, from the coding sequence ATGACTCGCATGATTCCCCGCTTCACAGTCGCGCTGTTGCTCGTCTGCCCGCTTGTAGCCAATGCTGCCGCAAGCGACTTCCCGCTCATCGAAAGCACCAAACTCGACAACGGCACCTTCACGCAGTGGCTGGCCGGCGAAGAATCGCCCCTCTCGGAAGCCGAAGCCAAAGGAGGAGCGACCGCGGTGGTCTGGACTGCCAAGAGCCGTCCCGATTTTCGCGGCGTGAAGTTTGGCACCGGCCGCGGGCAGGGAGTGCGGCACTTGCGCATCGGCTTGACCGAGAACATGGCGATCGGCAGTGTCCTCGTGCGTGGTGGTGGTAGCTTGAGCGTGCTCAAGACAACCGCTGCGTATCCCGGCAACATCGCAGACGACTCGCAGTGGCAAGCTGCCGAGCGTTTAGTCGCTGGGCAAGGATCGCGGGCCGAAGTGGATGGCGAAGGGTTTGCCTTGTGGCTACTGCCGCCGGGAACGACTACTCGCGCACTGCGTTTCAGTCACGCGCCAAATCCGGGCGACCGAGAATCGGCGGGCTGGCTCGGCGGCGTTTGGATTCTCGAAGCGCGACTTGGCAATGTCGCGCCGCAGGCACTGGCACAAACGGGCGAGCGCGACGATGTCAGTGCGAAATTGATCGACGAAGCGAATAACCGCACATGGGGAGCTTGGAGCAACGGTGAACAAGGGGCCGCGCTCCCTCTTTCGTCAGAGCATCCCGAATTCATCACCCTCACCTGGCCGAAGGCCGTTTCGCTCACGGGCCTCTGCCTGCTGTGGACGGGCTTTGCCGATGTCGACGTGGACGCCTTCACTGGCGAGGACGACGCCAATGTGCGCGAAGCTCCGAACACTAGTTGGCACCGCGTCGCCAGCCGCACCGGACTGGATTCACTTTATCCACTGGCATTCGGCCCGCAATGGATCTCATTCGACAAGGCCACGACCACGCGCGCCGTGCGCTTGCGCGTAACGAAAGGAGCCAAGTCGAATCATCCGCACCTGGCCGACAAAGTGAAACAAGGCCGACGCATCTGGCTGGGCGAAATCATCGCCCTCAGTTCTTTACCCAATAACGCAGGACTCGCGAGCCTGGTGTTGCCCAAATCTAGCGAAGAGCCGCCGCCGATCCCGGTGAAGTTTCATCTCCCCGCAGCGGGTGTGGTCACGCTGGTGATTGAAGACTTGCAGAATCGCCGCGTGCGGAATCTCGTCAGTGAAACACCTTTCCCCGCGGGCGATAACATTGCCTGGTGGGACGGCAGCGACGATTTGCTGCGCGATCCAGAAGCTGCCAAGCATGGTGTGTATCACATTCCCGCGCGGCCGGTAGCGCCGGGGCAATACAAGGTCCGCGGGCTGTGGCATCAGCCACTCAACCTGCGCTACGAGTTCAGCATCTACAACGCGGGCAAACCGGCTTGGGTCACTGCCGATAACACGGGCTGTTGGCTGACCACTCACACGCCCCCTTCGAGCGTGGCGTTCGTTCCCGGCTCGCGCACCGCCGATGGTCAGCCCCTCGTCTTCCTGGGTGCCTTTGTGGCCGAAGGTGGCCACGGGCTGCAATGGCTACGCGAAGATGGCACGAAGCTCGGTGGCCAAGGTTGGGTCGGCGGCAACTGGACAGGCGCGCCAACGCTGGCCGTCGATCTCGGCCCGCAGGCGAATGCCGAGCATCTCTGCTATGTCGGTTCCTCCTGGGAAGGTGAACTTCGCCTCACCGCCAAGACGCGCGGCCTGACCGATCAGCCCATTCTCAAGCAAAAGCTGGGCGAAGAGTACGACAAAAAGAAGAAGGGTTCTCCACCTGCGCCGCCGGTCCTCGACGAGTTCGACGGTGGCGACAAGATCTTCGTGCTCGGAGGGATCGCCGCCCGCGATGGTCAATTGATCTGCTCCATGGTTCGCCAGAACGAATTGCTCGTCGTCGATATTCGCGGCGGCAAAATCACTGCGCGCATTCCGCTCGATAATCCACGCGGGCTGACCTTCGATGCGCAGGGCCGTTTGTTGGCGCTCAGTGGCAAGCAACTCGTGCGATTTGCCAATTTCGCTGCCCGGCCTGAGACGATTGTGGCTGGCGATCTCGATGATCCGCGGCATGTAGCGGTTGACGGGCAAGGGAATCTGCTCATCACCGATCGGGGCACTTCGCACCAGGTGAAGAAGTTCACCGCAGCTGGCAAGCCAAGCGGATATGTCGGCAAGCCCGGCGCGCCGGCGATTGGCCCTTACGATCCGCTGCATCTCAACAATCCCAACGGGCTGGCTGTCGACTCACAAGGCCGGCTCTGGGTTGCGGAGGCTGACAATTTTCCTCGCCGCGTGTCGCTCTGGTCGGCTGCTGGCAAGCTTGTGCGAGCCTTCTACGGCCCGACGGAGTACGGTGGCGGCGGCGTGCTCGACCCGCGCGACGAGACGAAGTTCTTTTATAAGGGACTTGAGTTCAAGCTCGATTGGCAAACAGGAACCGATCAGCTGGTGCGCGTTTTCGCGCGGCCCGATCAGCTGCTGCATGCTCATTATGGTCATTTCTCGCCCGATACGCCCCTTTATCCGCCGCAGCAAAAAGGTCAGCGCTACTTCACCAGTTGCTACACCCACAACCCGACGAGTGGCGACGATGTAGCCTTCGTCTGGCTCGATGGTGATCAGCAAGCGAAGCTGGTCGCCGCGGTTGGCAATGCTCACTCCTGGCCCGCGCTGCGAGCCGTTGAGTTTCATAGTCGCTGGCCGGAGCGTTCCAAGCCGGCCGACGACAATCCCAAGCCCGAAGCGCTCGCGACCTTCGCTTGGAGCGATGCCAACAACGATGGCCACCCTCAGCCCGCAGAGGTTCGCTTCACCAGCACGCGCAGCCGCGGTGTAACTGTGATGAACGACCTGAGCTTCGTGATTGCGCAGTTCGGCGATCTCAATGTTCGCTTGCCGCCATCGTTCACTGCGGCTGGCGTGCCGCAATACGATTTGACGGAGGCCGAAAGCCTGGGTGTGGCCGGTGGACGTCAACCGTCGAGTGGTGGCAATCAATCGCTGACCGAATCCGGCGGTTGGACGATCAACACCAACGCGCCGGAACCTTTCTCGCCGTCGAGCCTCGGTGGCAAGTTCCGCGGCCAGCCGCGCTGGAGTTATCCAAGTCCCTGGCCCGGCCTGCATGCCAGTCACGAAGCGGCAGTCCCGGATCGGCCCGGCATGGTCATCGGGCACACTCGCTTGCTCGGCGGCTGGATCAACGGCAAGGCGGGCCCCATGTTCTGCATCAATGGCAACATGGGAAACATGTACCTCTTCACGGCCGACGGTCTGTTCGTCAGCACGCTGTTCAACGACATTCGCCTGCGACCCAACTGGGCCGCGCCCGTCGCGACACGCAACATGGACGTAACTGAGGTCTCGCTACACGACGAAAACTTCTGGCCTAGCATCACGCAAACGGCCGACGGGCGAGTATTTCTCGTCGATGGTGGCCGCACTAGCCTCGTCCGCGTCGACGGACTTGAAACGCTCGCGCCCCTTCCTGAGTCAACCATTACTGTCACCACTGCCGATCTGCAGCGCGCGAGCGACTGGTACGCCAAGGCCGAAACGCGCCGGCAACAAGCGCGGGGGAGCGGCATCTTGGCAGTTCCGCTGCGCAAGAGTGCGCCGGAAGTCGACGGACAGGTGAACGATTGGCCGCTCGCTACCGAGTGGGCCTTTATCGATCGCCGTGGCACCAAGGCCAACTTCAATAGCAACTCGCGCCCCTATGAAGTGAGCGCGGCCGTCGCCCTGTCAAACACTCACCTGATCGCCGCTTGGCGCACGACGGAGAAAGACCTGCTCAGCAACAGTGGCGAAACACCCAACGCCCTCTTCAAACACGGGGGCTGTCTCGATGTAATGCTGGCGACTGATCCCGCCGCAGCTGCCGACCGCACCGCGCCGGTTCCCGGCGACCAGCGACTCCTCATCACGCAAGTCAAGGGGAAGACTCAGGCGCTGCTCTATCGGGCCAAAGTGCCAGGTACGACCGAGCCGGTTCCCTTCAGCAGTCCGTGGCGCAGCGTCCCCATCGATGTGGTCGAAGATGTCAGCGAGCATGTGCGCCTTGCGAGCGATGGCACCGGCAATTACGAAATCAGCATTCCCCTTAGCGTGTTGCACTGGCAGCCGAAGCCGGGCGAAATCTACCGCGCCGACCTGGGCGTGCTGCGGGGCGCGAATGGCCAAACGACGCAGCGCGTCTATTGGTCGAACAAGGCCACCGCCATCACCGCCGACGTTCCTAGCGAGGCGGAACTCACGCCGCGTCTCTGGGGCAAATGGAAAATCGTGGCCGAATGA
- a CDS encoding sigma-70 family RNA polymerase sigma factor encodes MTAAQQTPDPEQFRSYLRLLARMQLPPRLVPKIDTSDVVQQTLIKAYQGLAGFRGSTEREMAGWLRQILANQLAHLVRDFGRQKRDAGRELPLAQVVDESSARLEAWLAAEQSSPSEHVQRSDLLLQLATGLESLPEDQREAVELHYCHGWTLAQIATHLHRTPPSVAGLVHRGLLKLRDQLAETSG; translated from the coding sequence ATGACCGCTGCGCAGCAAACTCCCGATCCCGAGCAGTTCCGCTCTTACCTGCGACTGCTGGCGCGGATGCAGTTGCCGCCGCGCCTGGTGCCGAAGATCGATACTTCGGACGTAGTGCAGCAGACGCTGATCAAAGCCTATCAGGGCCTGGCGGGCTTTCGCGGTTCGACCGAGCGCGAAATGGCCGGTTGGTTACGGCAGATTCTGGCGAATCAATTGGCTCATCTGGTTCGCGACTTTGGCCGGCAGAAGCGCGATGCTGGGCGCGAGTTGCCACTTGCGCAGGTGGTCGACGAATCGTCGGCCAGGTTAGAAGCGTGGCTTGCAGCCGAACAGTCGAGTCCCAGCGAGCACGTGCAGCGCAGTGACTTGCTGTTGCAACTGGCCACCGGCTTAGAATCGCTGCCGGAAGATCAGCGCGAAGCCGTCGAGCTGCACTATTGCCACGGTTGGACCCTCGCTCAAATCGCCACCCACCTCCATCGAACGCCCCCCAGCGTCGCGGGCCTGGTTCACCGCGGCTTGCTCAAACTGCGCGATCAATTGGCCGAAACCTCCGGTTAA